CATCCCAAGGAACGCCAATCAAAAACGCCACGGGTGAGAAGAGCCAGCCTAAAATCAACTCCATCGACAGTTGCGGATAGTTGAACCAACCGCCCACGCCGCCGAGGATACCGTTAAGCAGTGCAATCAGCGCGATAAATGCCAGCAGCATCGCCCCCACGTTCAGCGCCAGTTGCATCCCGGAAGCGGCACCGCTCGCCGCCGCATCAATAACATTGGCAGGCCGATCGTTTTCATCGACAAATCCGGCTATTTCCTGACGATCGTGGGTCTGTTCCGTTTCGGGAATCATCAGCTTGGCAAACAGCAGCCCGCCAGGCGCCGCCATAAAGGAAGCCGCGATCAGGTATTCCAGCGGTACGCCCATCTGCGAATAACCGGCCATGACGGAACCGGCGATGGAAGCCAGACCGCCGCACATCACGGCAAACAGCTCCGACTGCGTCATGTTGGCGATATAGGGCCGAACCACCAGCGGCGCTTCCGTCTGCCCCACGAAAATATTCGCCGTAGCGGACAACGATTCCGTGCGCGACGTCCCTAATATCTTTTGCAAGCCGCCGCCCAGCAAACGAATCACCCATTGCATAACGCCCATGTAATAGAGCACGGCGATCAGTGATGAGAAGAACACGATAATCGGCAGTACGCGAAGCGCGAAAACAAAGCCTCCGCCGCCAAATACTTCAAACATTTTGTCGGAAACCAGGCCGCCGAACATAAAAGAGACGCCTTGATTACCATAGGAAATGACGTTAGCCACCCCTTCCGTCATTCCCCCCAACACCCTGCGACCTAACGGAACATATAACACCAGTGCGCCGATGCCGATCTGGATGAGAAAAGCGCCCAGTACCGTACGCAGCTTGATGGCTTTA
This window of the Brenneria goodwinii genome carries:
- a CDS encoding NupC/NupG family nucleoside CNT transporter, which gives rise to MQLIMSLIGMAALVLFAVLLSSNRKAIKLRTVLGAFLIQIGIGALVLYVPLGRRVLGGMTEGVANVISYGNQGVSFMFGGLVSDKMFEVFGGGGFVFALRVLPIIVFFSSLIAVLYYMGVMQWVIRLLGGGLQKILGTSRTESLSATANIFVGQTEAPLVVRPYIANMTQSELFAVMCGGLASIAGSVMAGYSQMGVPLEYLIAASFMAAPGGLLFAKLMIPETEQTHDRQEIAGFVDENDRPANVIDAAASGAASGMQLALNVGAMLLAFIALIALLNGILGGVGGWFNYPQLSMELILGWLFSPVAFLIGVPWDEATIAGSFIGQKLIVNEFVAYMNFSEYLKADDVVASAGLPILSDHTKAIVSFALCGFANLSSIAILIGGLGSMAPNRRQDIARFGLKAVTAGTLSNLMSASIAGFFLAL